The Equus asinus isolate D_3611 breed Donkey chromosome 22, EquAss-T2T_v2, whole genome shotgun sequence genome has a segment encoding these proteins:
- the LOC106835257 gene encoding keratin, type II cytoskeletal 5-like — protein sequence MTQRSSVTIKSGGTRNFSASSASLLSGCRPSFSSFSVSQGGKSFGGGFGGGFGTRSLHNLGGSKRISVSGSYRSSRAGFGGAGYGLGLGGTGYRAGGTCSGFGFGSGMMSGAGGIQEVTVNQSLLTPLHLEIDPSLQRVRKEEREQIKTLNNKFASFIDKVRFLEQQNKVLETKWSLLQEQKTTRANIEPMFEAYISNLRRQLEGLGGERGRLETELKSMQDVVEDFKNKYEEEINRRTAAENEFVVLKKDVDAAYMNKVELEAKVDALMDEINFLRAFYDAELAQLQAQISETSVVLSMDNNRKLDLDSIIAEVKAQYEDIANRSRAEAESWYQIKYEELQQSAGRHGDDLRTTKMEISELNRMIQRLRSEIDNLKKQCATLQAAISDAEQRGELALKDAKHKLTELEDALQKAKQDMARQLREYQELMNVKLALDIEIATYRKLLEGEECRLTGEGVGPVNISVVSSSGGTGYSGGGGLCVGGSGYSAGFSSTSGRSMGGSTSSMRIISKTSTKRSYRS from the exons ATGACCCAACGGTCCTCTGTCACCATCAAGTCCGGGGGCACCCGGAACTTCAGCGCTTCCTCAGCCAGCCTCCTCTCAGGCTGCAGGCCCAGCTTCAGCTCTTTCTCCGTGTCCCAGGGCGGGAAGAGCTTCGGAGGTGGCTTCGGGGGCGGCTTCGGGACCAGGAGCCTCCACAACCTTGGGGGTAGCAAGAGAATCTCCGTCAGCGGGAGCTACCGCTCCAGCCGTGCCGGCTTTGGTGGAGCTGGCTATGGGCTGGGTCTTGGGGGCACAGGGTACCGAGCCGGGGGAACCTGCAGTGGGTTTGGATTTGGAAGTGGGATGATGTCTGGCGCTGGGGGCATCCAGGAGGTCACCGTCAACCAGAGCCTCCTGACCCCCCTCCACCTGGAGATCGACCCGTCTCTCCAACGGGTGCGGAAGGAGGAGCGGGAGCAGATCAAGACTCTCAACAACAAGTTCGCCTCCTTTATCGACAAG GTGCGGTTCCTGGAGCAGCAGAACAAGGTCCTGGAGACCAAATGGAGCCTCCTGCAGGAGCAAAAGACCACCAGGGCCAACATCGAGCCCATGTTTGAAGCCTACATCAGCAACCTGAGGCGGCAGCTGGAGGGGCTGGGCGGAGAGCGGGGGAGGCTCGAGACGGAGCTGAAGAGCATGCAGGACGTGGTGGAGGACTTCAAGAACAA GTACGAAGAAGAGATCAACAGGCGCACAGCGGCCGAGAACGAGTTCGTGGTGCTCAAGAAG GACGTGGACGCTGCCTATATGAACAAGGTGGAGCTGGAGGCCAAGGTGGATGCCCTAATGGACGAGATCAACTTCCTGAGGGCTTTCTATGACGCG GAGCTGGCTCAGCTTCAGGCCCAGATCTCCGAGACCTCCGTGGTCCTCTCCATGGACAACAACCGCAAGCTGGACCTGGACAGCATCATCGCCGAGGTCAAAGCCCAGTACGAGGACATTGCCAATCGCAGCCGGGCGGAGGCTGAGTCCTGGTACCAGATCAAG TACGAGGAGCTGCAGCAGTCCGCTGGTCGGCACGGGGACGACCTCCGCACCACCAAGATGGAGATCTCCGAGCTGAACCGGATGATACAGAGGCTGCGTTCTGAGATCGATAACCTGAAGAAGCAG TGTGCCACGCTCCAGGCCGCCATCAGTGATGCCGAGCAGCGTGGGGAGCTGGCCCTCAAGGACGCCAAGCACAAGCTGACCGAGCTGGAGGACGCCCTGCAGAAGGCCAAGCAGGACATGGCGCGGCAACTGCGCGAGTACCAGGAGCTCATGAACGTCAAGCTGGCCCTGGACATCGAGATTGCCACCTACCGCAAGCTGCTGGAGGGCGAGGAGTGCAG ACTCACTGGGGAAGGCGTCGGACCCGTGAACATCT CCGTGGTCTCCTCCTCCGGGGGCACAGGCTACAGCGGGGGCGGCGGCCTCTGTGTGGGCGGGAGCGGCTACAGCGCTGGCTTCAGCTCCACCAGCGGCCGCAGCATGGGCGGCAGCACCTCCAGCATGCGCATCATCTCCAAGACTTCGACCAAGAGGAGTTACAGGAGCTAA